The genomic interval CATCCCCCTACTTTGGGTGTTGGGTCAGATCCTGCCCCCGTGCCCCCCAGGGCTCAGGTTCCTCTGAGCTGGTCCTGGGCCAGGACGCATCTGCATGGcggtggtggggaggaggggtgcGCCATGGCCTGGAGGGgagtgtgtgttggggtgtgtgtgtggaggttcTTTTGAGTCACACACAAAGCATTGTGCTGAGACACTGCATTCCTGCTGGCTGGGCTTCCTGTTTCCAGATGCATTCCTGTCCCAGAGTCACCACAGAGACTGTTTGGAATCCCGCCCCACATTCTCCAAATTCAGGGCGCGATCTGGCAAAggctccctcccccaccctcttACTTTGGAGGGAGTCTGGGCTCCCTCCTACCCAGGGAGGGCTGGCAGGGCTCTGGCACGGCCGGGGTGTGATTCCACACATCTTCTTGGTCTTGCATAAGGCAGTTCCTGGAGACCCAGCACTCTGGTTCTGTCTCTGCCTGTGAGAAGCAGAATGGGTACTGTCTAGGACGACTGGGCAGGGAGGGGGCAACCCAGAGGACCCATGGCTAGCAGGGAAGGGCCTGGGCTTGAATGTGACTCTGTTGAGACATGGCCAGCAATTCTGGCACTTGGCTGTCATTCGGCTGGCCTGTGCAAGGATTGGCTGTGGGACTCAGTTTCCgcattttataaagtttaaaatctgATAGTTTGTGGCTCTCTGATAAAGGCTCCTGCAGTGGGTGTTTGGGGACTGGTTCCAGAAAGGAGCAAAGGGAAGGGGATGCACAGACTGTCTTACCCCTCCCGGTAAACAGCCACTTCCTTCCAGTGGCTCTGGCTccagcctctcccctcccctagAGGTCCAGGTGCTAGTCTGCACGTCCTCCAGCTCCCTTATCTGCCTCCGGGGGATTTGGGTCCTGCTGGGATTTTTCCAGCCCTGCCCCCTCCCTCTGGAGGAGGTGCCTTCTTTAGAGGACACCAGCCCCACTCTGGTCACCAGGCTCCCTCTCATCTTCAGTAGCTTCTTGGGCTCCTTTTAGGTTGGGGACTGAGGGGTGGAATCCCACGGGCCAAAGGCAGGGTGAGGTGGGAACAGGGGGACATTTACACTTTGGCCCAGTTTGAGACCTACCCAGTCCCCAGCTTTAGGGAGCCCGGGATGAGAAAGAGGCAGGGGACCGGGAGGAGGTTCAGATCTAGCTGAGGACACACGCGCGTTCTGCAGTTGTAAAAGATTTCCCGGTGGGCAGGATCGTTTCCCCTCCCATCGCCCAGGTTTCCGAGCGGCCAAGAGACTGGCCCCAAGCCACACAGCTAGGGAGCGCCGGGTGCCCGCGTCCTGGTCAGCGCTCTTCCCACCGCCAGCACGTGGGGCTCCCATTTCCTTCCTGGCTCTTGTCCGGTCCTCCAGCCAGCCCCGGCTCTAAGTCCGCGGCAGGAAGACTGACGCTGCGTGTGAACCCGCGGGGCCGGGAGGCCCGGCGCCCCGAGCCAGACGGCGTCCCCAGGCGGGGGCCGGGTCCTCGCAGAACAGCTGATCGGGACCCTTGTTTTGGCCACAGCCACGGTTGGGGGAGCCACCCAGTCCGTGCCTTCGACCTCGTTCTTGGTGACCCGGCCACCTGCGCCCCCCACCTGGCACCCCTGCCTTCCCTCCTctcgcccctcccctccctcacctcgcccctccccttcctcctctcgcccctcccctccctctcctctcccctttccctcgcccctctcccctccctctccccaccctctcctctccccaccctctcctctccccacccctcgcCCTCCTCTTCCTCGCCCCTCCCCCCCTCGCCCCTCCCCTCCTCGCCCCTCCCCTCCTCGCCCCTCCCCTCCTCGCCCCTCCCCTCctcgcccctcccctccctctcctttcccctccctcgcCTCGTTCCTCTCATCCCTCGTCTTGCCCCGCCCCTTTCTCCTCGCCCCCTCCtcgcccctccccctcccctcgcccctcccctcccttgcctcgcccctcccctccctcgtctcgcccctcccctctctctcctcgCCCCTCCCATCCTcgtctccctcttcctctcccctccccctaggccccgcccccgccccgccccccgccccccgtcCCCCCAGCCCCGCTGGGAGTGTCCGGGGGCCGCGCCCAGCTGGGTCGGGACGCGCGCCCTGAGCTCCCCGAGCTCCGCGGGGACTCGAGCCGGGATCCTCGGGCGGCTGCAgcggccggggccggggccgggagcGGGCCATGATGGGCCGGCGGCGCGCCTTCGCCGTGGACGGCCGGGGTGAGTCACCCACCCCCAGGCTGGCTGGGCTCCCCCCTGCCCCGGAGCCGCTTCCCGCCCCCAAGCCGGGCACCCTCTCTCAGTTTCTCGCCCAGCCCCGCGCACCCCGCGGGCGGCGCCCGCGCCGCTGCGCCTCCCTCGCCGCCTCCCTGGAGGGGCGGTCATCAGGGGACGCCATGCAGGCTGGAGCCCCTTTGGGCTCGGGCGTTAAACCAGCCACCGCCTCCGCCCCACTTCCTCCGGCTCCGCTTCCCTCGCCTTCCCGCTCCTTCTGAGGATGTGGGAATCCGCCCGCGCCCCAGCCCCCTCCGTGGCTGCGGATCCCTCTCCCACCCAGTGACCTCCTGGCCCACTTCCTTGCCCAGAGGGGCCTGGGTTGGCATTCGGCTCCCGCGTGCCCCGCAGCTCGTCCCCGCCCCCCTAGCCTGTTTCCCGTACCGTTCATTCCGCCAGGACGCCCCGTCGCCAGAGGGCCTGGCGGAGGTGACAGTGAGGGGGTGCTAATGCTGCCTCTTCGTCCCTTTCTTTCACTtcagttctttcattttaaacttttcataaaaTCTTCACTATTGCTCACTTACAACAAAAGCCCAAATCGGTTATAGCGGTGATTTTTATCACTCTCCCGGTGAGCTGCAGGAGAGACTTCACCTGGCATCCTGATGCCGCAGGGGCCCCCAGAGAGCAGGTTGGATCCCAGGCTTTCCTCTCTgtaccctctcccctctccctgaaGCTGGATACAGTCCTACTCCCGCTTGGGGAGCAGCGGAAGAGCCTGTGGCTCCCCACTTCTGACTCGGGAGATCGTGGGCTGATCCTAGGTGGGAAGTGCAGGCGCAGGTCGTCTAAGGAATGGATGGATGTGGCCTGCCAGGGCTTTGCCTACCACACAGCTCAGAGCACGGGTTCCCTGTCGCTAACAACTGTTGCGAAGGGAATCCCATCCACACATCTCCCAGACAGCTGGGGCCATATCCGGGCTGCCCGTGGCTGTCCAGTGACCGCCCTTCCTCACTGCTCCGGGACACTCCTCCCTGGGGCAGTGCTGCCAGCCATCAGGAATGCtgggggtgttgggggtggcCTGCCCAGCCTGACGCTGACTCTCCATGCAGATGGGGCTGGCGAGGGCCTGGCACGGGGCTGCATAGTGCCTGGAGTCACCAGCACCTACAGACGGATCCCCGACGCTGCCCACGGGTGCTCATCCTGGGAGAGAGGTGACAAGCTCAGAGGTGTCGGCAGGGAGGCACTGTTTCTCAAACTGGCCTCCCGGGACTCAGGAGTGGAGATGGCAGTTGGGGACAGCCCCCTGGCCGCCTTACCAGGCCTTTCTCAGGACTCCCTGGACTTTGAATCCTCAGGGAGTCCTGAGCCCCCCGCCCAGGTAGGCCGACTCCTGGCCAGCCAGAAGCTGGGGGAGGTGTTGGAGAGGTCCCGCCGGCTCCCAACAGTTCCCACCAGCTTGTCAGGACAACGCCACTCCCTGCGGCTGGCAACCAAGCCTGAGCGTGAAGTGCCCCTTTTTGGAGCAGGGGAAAAGGAGTCCATGGAGGCAGACACAGACCTAGAGGCAGGCCTGGAAGAAGAGGCGGTGAGTGCTCACTCTCAGGCTGGGTTTAAGAGTGGGATGGACAGCCTAGCTCCTCTGGTTCTCCCTGGAGCTCTCTCGGGGTGGGGCACTCCCTGCCCCTAATTGATGGGTTGTGTCATAGGTTCTTTCTGCACCCCAGTTCCATTTGTGCACGGCCACCTCCGCAGAGGAGGTGGGCAGCTACAGGGGCCCTGCCTGGCACCATGCCCCGCTGGGCAGTGGGGAAGCTGGCTGCGTGTGTTCCTCCTCGGGGCCCACTCTGCTCCCATCTGCTggctgagcccagcctggctgctTAGGGTAGGGCAGGAGCCCTACTGGCCGAAATCTCCCCTATCTCACAATGTCCCACAGGTGgggggcctggggcctggagcCTGGGCCTGCCTCCCGGGGCAGGGTCTTCGCTATCTGGAACACCTGTGCCTGGTGCTGGAGCAGATGGCAAGGCTCCAGCAGCTCTACCTGCAGCTGCGGATCCAGAGGCCCCCAGGGGTGAGTGAGATTcgagtgggggagggagaggacagATGGGACCCTGGGAACCATGGCTGCCCTCAGAGCAGCTTCAGCCCTCTAGCCAGGCCCTGATCACCTGTCTCTCCTGTGCATAGGATCCCGGCAAGGAGGAGTCGACCCGAGCCCCTTTACCGTCCCCCTTATACACCCCAGGCAATGGGGGGCAGGGGCCATGGGAGCTGCTAAGCCAGACAGAGCAGACAGGTGAGGGGCCATCATGTCTCCCTTTGTCCTGCCTGCCTGGGGTCCCACCAGCAGGTCCTCTGAGCCAAAGCTTGATGGGGTGTCTTCTGGCCCTGGCCAACCTGACTGTCTTTCTGAAGGAGCAAAGGCTGCTTCACCCCCAAAGGTGGAGGTGCCCAGTGCCAACCctcccaggctgtcagaaaccCCAGTGGAGCCAACGTACCACTTGCCATCCTCCCAGGGACACAAGGTAGGGGACGGGTATATGTGGGACAGGtggtgggctggggtggggggaggggaggtggggatgcATGGGCACCCTGGGGGCCAGCAACTCTGGGGAAATGACAGGATTGATTCCTGTTTGGAGCAGGCGACTTGTCCTGGCTGTGGTGACAGCTGTCTCTGGGAGCTTGGTCGGGGGTCTGAGTGTGGGGAGGGCTCTGGGTGACCCCTCATCCTCTGCTCAGCGGGATATCTCCCACTGGGACAAGGTCAAGGTCCTGCTCAACCGGATCTGCCGGAGAAGCCACCACCACCCTGAGCCCCCTGCCCCTCCTGATGGCTCTGACCCCAGGTGAGCCCCGTGCCCAGCCCAGGTTAGGGCACAGAGACGAGACTGATGAGCCAGGATGCTGAGATTGTCATGCCAGTTGTCATTATTGTCCCCGCAAAACTTGAGAGGCAGTCTGGGAGGGGCTGCTAGAAGAAACAGAAGTTAAAACACCCCATTTACAGATAAGGAGGCTGGGTtctgggtggggttgggggtagTTGCTTTTCCAAAGCCGCACGGTGAGTCAGTGACAGCTAGGACCAGAATGTGGGAAATCTGCCTACCCTAGCTCAGCAACCCCTCACCCTCAATGCTGACATTTAGGCCACCTTCCAGGTTTGTGGGGAGAGCAAGGTGGAGCACAAAGGATTTCACAGTGGGTGAAGGCCATCATGCCTCGGGGCTTGTACTGAATAGTTCTCCAGGAGGAAGAAATACCAAGTCATTTAACAGCCCCAGGCCACACCCACACCCAGCTACCCACCAGTAGATACATCATGTTCTCTCAACTCTAGGGCCATTGttagttttatttcctccttctaGCCTAATGTCTTCTTTTCATTCCACAGGATCGAGTCCAGGGACCTCCCTGAAAGGCCTCAGTGCCGCCCCCACCGGAAGACCTTTATGCCGTCATTAGTGGTTAAGAAGCAACGAGCAAAAAACCTTTCTGTAGGCTGAGACCTCTCGGTGCACCTGGTGACCCTGGGTGGAGGGGACTTGCTGTGAAGTCTTCCTCGCCCTTTGCCCTCTTGCTGCTTCTCCACATTGCCAGGAAAAGCTGCTGACGCCTGCCCTCCTCTCTTGAGTCGAGGGCTGAATCTTTCTCTTCTAAGCAGTCTGGTCAGGAGCCTTGGTTTCTTGAGAGGCCCCCAAGATGCAGCAGCTCCAGGGCTCTTCCTCCTCACCAGAAATCCCTGGGCTTCCACAAtgtgaactcactcattatcaggtGTCCGTGGAGTGTTTTTGGCATGGTGACCTGTCTGGGCCCAGCATGTTGCAGATGTGTATTTATGCGCAATGGTATGCATATCTCTGTGTGACTGTCAGTGTTGCAAGCTGGCTGGATCCAACCATCTCTTCTGAAATAATGCATCCAAAGGGTTGATATTCTGGGGGAGGTCACTGCAGAAGGATGGAACTGACCTTTATTCTCCAGTGGGCAGTTACTGAGCTTTCCTCCTCAGagccatgctggcagccctgGGACAGAGAACGGTGTGGCTTTGGCTGCCTCTGCATGGAATCTTGCCCTGGACTCCTGAAGACTGCACAAGGAATGAGGAAGATCAGGGACAACCTGGGAACTGAATAACTTTCAAAGCCAGTGCTCAGCTTCTCTGCTCCGTACTAGCGTTTACAGGTCCTAATTCAAACCAGATGCCTGTACTAGTTTTTAGACCCTAAGTCAACCTTTCTGAGCCACAGCTTCCCGCTGGGAATAATGATGCCTGCCCTATCTACCTCACAGACTTGTTATGAGGATAAAGTGAGATTAAACCGCctcaaagtgctttgtaaacGTCAAGTGAATAGGAAAGGGGAAAGTAAGGCTGGAGGGATGATGGGGACGTCGAAGGATAGGGGGGGGCTGGGATTGCTAATGGTGACTAAAATGGCCAGTCTCCTGGCAAGATTTTGAGCAGGTCATTTCATTGAGGCCTCTTAGATTTCATATTTGAGAATTAGGGCACTGATTCCTGACTGGCTAGGCATGGGGGTCACTGGCTTGAGTCAGACCAGGAATGTCTCTTAGAAATGGTCACTGATAGGCATCCTTCTCCTCCAGTCAGGAGGGGCTGGTTTCCTTATCTGTTGCAGTCTCGACTGCCAGAGGGAGACGGGCGTGGTAGGCAGTCGGGGGTCCTTTGTGTTTGGGGGGCCCGGCTCCCGCTTCCTTTGAGCCCGGAACCAATGATCCGAAGCCTTCTTTTCTGATGGGATTCTTTAGCGAGGACACTACCGAGGCGCGACTTCCTGACGCGCATCCGATCCGGGAAGGCGCACTTCCGCTCCCCAGTTGCCGCGGGATGGCAGGCCGgcgtgggggaagggagaggtcGGCGGAGACGAGGGAGGGACCATATCCGGGAGAGTGGCAGCTTCCGACCAGTGGTCGCGCTTCCGGAGAGGCGCTTCCggtggcggcggcagcagcggcTGTGGTGGTTCCGGGTGTCTTTGTCCCCCCGGTGTCGCTGCCCTGGCCCGCAGGTGGGTTGGGGGGCCCCCCGCCGCCCCTCTGCCCCTTCGCCCCTCCGCCCCTCCGCTGGCCGAGGGGCTGCGAGGGCCGGGCGGCGAAGATGCGTGGGGCGCGGAAGGGGCCGAGCCCCTCTTTGGACTGCAAGTCCCGTCTCCCTGGCAACGGCCTCGGCCTTGGGGGCGGGCGGGAGGAGGAGAAACCGCGCGCCTCAGTCCTCCCTCGGTGGCCTCGCCGCGGCTCTGCTGGGAGACCCGGCGCTGGCGGCTGCTGAGGCCGGAGCGGAGGGCCCGGGAGCGTGGGAGCAGGAGGGTGGCGCGCAGCCGGTTTCGCGTTTGGTCGGCCAGGGAGCTGCCTTCCCACCAGCCGGTCGAGGAAACAACGGGTCGGGCTTCCGGGGAGAGGGCCCACACCGTCTCCTCGCCGGCACCGGCCTCCTCCATTTTTCCGGGCCCTGCGTGGAGGGTTTTGGCGGATGTTTTTGAACGAAGGAATGTCATCGGGGCTCTCTCGAGCCCCTCACCCCGCCAGCTACTCTGGGGGTGGCGTGGCATAGTGAGAGGAGCGCTAAGTTGGGAGGCCCGGGTGTGAGTAGCAGTTTTGTCACTACCTGGTTATGTGGCCCCGGGCAAGTCTCTTGAtctctctgagcatcagtttccttgtctgtaaaacagCATGACAGTATCATGCACCACTAGGTTATTGTCAGGGCAAACTGGAACAATGTaatttcttgtttcatttctttcttctctatgtTCTCTCCATCCATTGCTTTCATTCATTCTTATTACGCACCTCCCTGTTTTCCTAAATATGCTTACTTAAGATTCTCCACTTTTCCGGGTATAGATGGAAATTTCCCTTATAAGctgttaatttctttctttttggattgAAGGCTTTTCCCCACGACTCTGAAAGAGGACAGCGTTCCCAATGTCCCAATTTAAGCGCCAGCGGATCAACCCGCTTCCAGGGGGACGCAACTTCTCAGGTGATCACTGTTCTCCCTACCTGGCCTCATCCTGGGAAGTATGTGCTCTGGAGTTAGTTTGGGGTTTCCCTGGTGGAGAGCAATTTGCTGCTGATGTTCCTCTGGAAAGCAGGAGATGCCCACAGTGGTTGCCAGTGAAGCTCTGTGGAGGAGCTGGCTGGAGCTGTAGCCTTTGGATTTACCACATCCTTTGGTTGACTCGTGCTTAAGGTGGTAGGGGCGGTTCCTGGAGATTGCTTCTCTTTCCCCATAGGCACAGCTTCAACATCTCTTCTGGGCCCTCCTCCTGGTTTGCTCACTCCTCCTGTGGCCACAGAACTGTCCCAGAATGCCAGGCATCTTCAGGTAGGTTGGGCATCCCTTGTAGTAAGTTTCAGCCCTTGGGACTGAATGCATGGAGGCCTGGTGCTCTTCTTCTCTTACATAATAGTGTTTATCATTCCTGATCCCTCTCCTGGTAGTGGGCTAGTATGGGGTTGCCCAGATAGCCTTCAGACTGGGGCATCTTCATTTCTCGCTCCAGGGAAATCTTTAGCTTACGTCTTGGAATTAATGAACTGGAAATCCTAGAAGAAGCTTGTGGGTCAAGAACCAGCTCAGACATGCCCCAACCCCTAATGATGGAGTATGCCCACCACACCTGTACTTCACTCTGTGCGAACTCTTGATGCAGTACGCTGAGCTGGGGCGTGGGTTGAGATGAGACCTTCATGGCAGAGTGTGATTTTGTCCAGTTTCCTCCCTTTTACTTTTCAGCTGTCTCCTTCTCTTACAGGGTGGGGAGAAACAGCGGGTCTTCACTGGTATTGTTACCAGCTTGCATGACTACTTTGGGGTTGTGGATGAAGAGGTCTTTTTTCAGCTAAGGTAGGCTTGAGGTTGGTCCCCTAACGGAAATGCTTATTGGATTCAGTTCTGTCACCATGCTGGTATTGCCCCCACCCGCCTCAAAGCCATTGCTTTGCTGTTTTTGTGCAAGGTGTGGGAAATCTTGATGGG from Gorilla gorilla gorilla isolate KB3781 chromosome 7, NHGRI_mGorGor1-v2.1_pri, whole genome shotgun sequence carries:
- the C7H8orf58 gene encoding uncharacterized protein C8orf58 homolog isoform X1, encoding MMGRRRAFAVDGRDGAGEGLARGCIVPGVTSTYRRIPDAAHGCSSWERGDKLRGVGREALFLKLASRDSGVEMAVGDSPLAALPGLSQDSLDFESSGSPEPPAQVGRLLASQKLGEVLERSRRLPTVPTSLSGQRHSLRLATKPEREVPLFGAGEKESMEADTDLEAGLEEEAVGGLGPGAWACLPGQGLRYLEHLCLVLEQMARLQQLYLQLRIQRPPGDPGKEESTRAPLPSPLYTPGNGGQGPWELLSQTEQTGAKAASPPKVEVPSANPPRLSETPVEPTYHLPSSQGHKRDISHWDKVKVLLNRICRRSHHHPEPPAPPDGSDPRIESRDLPERPQCRPHRKTFMPSLVVKKQRAKNLSVG
- the C7H8orf58 gene encoding uncharacterized protein C8orf58 homolog isoform X3, which encodes MMGRRRAFAVDGRDGAGEGLARGCIVPGVTSTYRRIPDAAHGCSSWERGDKLRGVGREALFLKLASRDSGVEMAVGDSPLAALPGLSQDSLDFESSGSPEPPAQVGRLLASQKLGEVLERSRRLPTVPTSLSGQRHSLRLATKPEREVPLFGAGEKESMEADTDLEAGLEEEAVGGLGPGAWACLPGQGLRYLEHLCLVLEQMARLQQLYLQLRIQRPPGDPGKEESTRAPLPSPLYTPGNGGQGPWELLSQTEQTGAKAASPPKVEVPSANPPRLSETPVEPTYHLPSSQGHKDRVQGPP
- the C7H8orf58 gene encoding uncharacterized protein C8orf58 homolog isoform X2; translation: MMGRRRAFAVDGRDGAGEGLARGCIVPGVTSTYRRIPDAAHGCSSWERGDKLRGVGREALFLKLASRDSGVEMAVGDSPLAALPGLSQDSLDFESSGSPEPPAQVGRLLASQKLGEVLERSRRLPTVPTSLSGQRHSLRLATKPEREVPLFGAGEKESMEADTDLEAGLEEEAVGGLGPGAWACLPGQGLRYLEHLCLVLEQMARLQQLYLQLRIQRPPGDPGKEESTRAPLPSPLYTPGNGGQGPWELLSQTEQTGAKAASPPKVEVPSANPPRLSETPVEPTYHLPSSQGHKVKVLLNRICRRSHHHPEPPAPPDGSDPRIESRDLPERPQCRPHRKTFMPSLVVKKQRAKNLSVG
- the LOC129524189 gene encoding uncharacterized protein, giving the protein MTFLRSKTSAKTLHAGPGKMEEAGAGEETVWALSPEARPVVSSTGWWEGSSLADQTRNRLRATLLLPRSRALRSGLSSRQRRAEAVARETGLAVQRGARPLPRPTHLRRPALAAPRPAEGRRGEGAEGRRGAPQPTCGPGQRHRGDKDTRNHHSRCCRRHRKRLSGSATTGRKLPLSRIWSLPRLRRPLPSPTPACHPAATGERKCAFPDRMRVRKSRLGSVLAKESHQKRRLRIIGSGLKGSGSRAPQTQRTPDCLPRPSPSGSRDCNR